AGTTTTACTGATAAAGCCCATCAAACCAGTGCTAAATATGACGCCGCCGTAAGTGAGTTTGATGCCGTGGGCCTGATGCCCTTGTACGAAACCTTTTGCCCTGCACCGTTTGTGGCAGAAAGTAAACTCCGGCTGGCTTTACAGTTGGTAGAGATCGTTCCGATCAAACACAACGGTACATTCCTCATCATTGGTTCGGTAGAGCATGTGGTACTACCCAAAATGCAATTGCAAAAAGATGGCTCAATCGATTTGGAAGAGCTCTCGCTGGTAGCCAGTGCCGGGCTCGATACCTATTTTAGTATCCATCAGCTGGCCCGCTTTCGCTATGCCAAACCTGATGCCGATGTGCAGGAAATTCTTCCTGCAATGGAAGGATAAGCAAATGCGGGCAATGGCATCAAGCCGCCACTGTCCGCAGTATTTTTTTAACCACCCCAACCAACGGCAGGGGCTGGTAAAACGGCCATTCAAAAGAGGCCAATCCACTATGCAATGGCAGCAATTGCCAGGCATGTTGCTGTTGTCCCAATCTTCTTAGCAATAACTTCCCATCCAGCTCCAACAACAAAATAGCACCGGGTACTGGCAATGCTTTCCGGTCAATAAGTAGTTCATCGCCGGGCAAAAATCCTGCTGCAGCAAGGCGGCTACTATGCACCATAAAATGATGATTGTCAAACAGTTCATCTTTCTGCCTCATTTCACCAATCAAGTTTCTGGCCTGTATTTTTTCTTGCACCATAAAATTATTTTGCTCAAAGCTAAATCTTTTAGTATTTTAGTGCTAAATATTGTGGATAACAATTCTGAAAGCCTACAACTGAGCAACGATGGAAAAACAGACACTTACCCCTTGGGACAATTGGATGCGCTACAAGCTGGTAGCACAGCCCGATGCCGATGCACTGCAGGCCTTGGAACAAAGCCGCCAATCTTTTAGAGCCGCCTACCCCAATGAGGCTGTTTACCCCGATCCCGAAATCTCTTTTTTCGAGCAGCGGCTACCCGAATCGGCCGAGCCACTGCTCTGCCAGTGGCTGCAGCAATTGTGCAAAAACGAAACCGCATTTCCTGTGGTCATCAACAATGTGTCGGGCAAGCCGCCCCACCTGGTGTATGCCCGGGTACAGAGCACCGGCGCCCATGCACAGTTTGTAAAAAAACTCAAAGCCTTGTTGCAGCAGCTGGCAGGTTTTACGTCAGCCGGTATCAGTCATCAGCAAATCAGCTTGCTGCCACTCGTATCCGAACTGCCGGGCATGTTGTTTCACAAAGCCATGCAGGAATTTTCGACTACCGAACTGGCTGCACAAACTACTGTGCAGCATTTGCAACTCATGAAGCGCCTGCCCGATGGCAGCTGGCAGTTGGTGCAGCGCTTTGCATTGCTGCAATGCAGCAGCGCCGTTCCGGGTCTCCAACATTGGTTTTCACCCACCGCATTTGTTCATCCCAATTAGTTTGTTGCCGCCATGACCATGCATTTGTCAACCGCTCCTTTGCAGCCCATTACCGCTCTGGTGTACGATTACCAGCTCATCATTCGCCCCAACGAAAAAGTGCGGCGCCGCCTCGATGCTGCCCGTAGCAAAGCCCGGGAGCAAATGCTGCCTTTTGGCAACTGGCACCCCGGCAAAAACCACATTCCCGTAGCCAGTTTTTCGCAGCTGGCCTCGCTGGAAAGCCGCCTCACCAGCCGCCTCGAAACGCTGGCCAAGAGCCTGCCGCCCTTCCGGCTGCAGGTACAACATTTTGGTGCCATATTGCACCACACCATCTTTTTCCGCATTGCCGAAAATGCCGGCTTCAACCAACTGCTCCGGTTGCTACATGCCGAAAAAGCAGCACTGACCGTGTTCAATCAAGAGCCCCGCATCGCCAGCATGGCTAAAATCAATGTGGCGTACAAACTCACTGCCGTCGATTTTGAAAACGCCTGGCATGCCTTCAAATCCAAACGCTTTCAGGTAGATTTCATTGCCGACAACATGCTGCTTGCTGCGCAAACGCCCCGGCGAAACCAACTGGCAAATCCTCACCGCCCTCCATTTCGAAAACCTGCCCATCGACATTCAACAAGGGCAGCTGTTTTAATCAATAGGACGCGGATGGGCAGGATGAAAACGGATTTTTACGGATTCTCCCCATATAAACTCCGTGCTCTCTGTGTCCTTTGTGCGAAAACCATTAGCACATTTTCAAATTGGCATATTCTGTTAAACCTCCCCTTATGCACATGGAATGAGTAATTATTGCGCATCTCAGTCGTTACAGCAATTGAAAACACGGCTATTTTTACCATGATGGCATTGGCACAACACATTCAGTTTGAAAAAGAAAAGAACCTGAAAGCAGCGGGCGTAACCCTCGTTACCACGGCTGGACTTATTGCTTTGCTCTTTATTATCAACTGGTCCATTCCCTATCCGCCGCCACCCTTGCTCGATGAAGGTGTGGAAGTAAACCTCGGCAACAGCGAAACCGGCCTCGGCGACGTGCCGCCCATGATGCCCGGCGACCCCGCCCCCGAAGCGGCCGAGCAGGTAGCCAGCGTACCGCCCTCTACACCACCCGCACCCGAGCCGGTAACTTCCGAAGAAGAAGCCGATGCCAACGACGAAGTAGTGGTGCCCAAAAAAGCCACCGTTACCAGTCCCAAGCCCAAACCCGTGACCAACCAAACCGTGGCCAACAAGCCCGTGAACAATACGCCACCAGCCCCGCCACAACCCAAGCCCAAGGCCCAGATGGGTGCTTACAAAGGCGGCACCGGCACCGGTGGCAATGGTCAGGATGCATTTAACAACGTCCGCAACCAGGGCATCGCCGGCGGCACCGGCGATCAGGGCAAGCCCAACGGCAATATCAACAGCGATAACTATACCGGCAACGGCGGCACGGGCAAAAGCGGTGTTTCGATCAGCCGAGGCCTTACCGGCCGCAGCATCATGCGTACGCCCAGTTTCGAAGACGACTTCAACGAAAACGCCAAAATCGCCATCGATGTACGGGTAGACGAAACCGGCAAAGTCATCAGCGCCGTTTACCAAAGCCGCGGCAGCACCAGCAGTAGCCCTACCCTCAAGGCCATTGCCATCCGCAAAGCCAACCAAATCAAGTTCAGCGCCGGCGATGGCGAAAGCCTCGGTACCCTCATTTTCAATTTCCGATTGAAGAATTAATGCATTTCGGGCTCTCAGCCACTGTGCATACAGCAGCTGTAGTCCGGCGTGTTCCGGCTTCGGTGCTGCGTTGCACTCCGCACCCACGCCTGAAGCGTGGCCTACACCCGCCGCAGCCTCTCAGCTCATGTGCATGGCTCAACTGTGCCGCACAGGTCGGTGCATTTCGTTTTCTTTGCAGCCGCATTCATCTTCATGACTTACCAGGAAACCATCGACTATCTGTACGCCCGGTTGCCCATGTTTACCCGCATTGGCGCCGCCGCTTACAAAAAGGATTTACACAATACCATTGCCCTGCTCAATGCCATTGGCAATCCGCAGCAGCAATTCAAGAGCATTCATATCGCCGGCACCAACGGCAAGGGCAGCACCAGCCATATGCTGGCCGCCATTATGCAAACGCATGGCTACAAAACCGGCCTTTACACCTCACCTCACTTAGTTGATTTTCGGGAACGCATAAAGATTAACGGTGAATGGATTGATGCCAACTTCATTATTGACTTTACCGAGCAAATCAAACCCGTTATCGAAGCCATTGAGCCCAGCTTTTTTGAAGTAACCGTAGCACTGGCTTTTGCATGGTTTGCTCAGCAGAAGGTAGACATTGCCGTGATTGAAACAGGCCTCGGCGGTCGCCTCGACAGCACCAACATCATTACCCCCGAACTCAGCATCATTACCAATATTGGTTGGGACCACATGAACCTGCTGGGCAATACCCTGCCCGAGATAGCGGCAGAAAAAGCAGGCATCATCAAACCCGGCATACCCGCTGTAGTGGGCGAATACCTGCCCGAAACGAAAACCGTATTTGTGCAGCAAGCCAGCAACTGCAATAGCTCACTGGTTTTTGCAGCCGATGCTTTCAGTATTGCAAAGGTAGCATCAACACCGCAGGCACTTTCGGTATCGCTGCACAACAACGCAACAGATGAAACCATCTCACTGACCACCGACCTCGGCGGTTTGTATCAGCAGTACAACCTGCGGACGGTATACAGTAGTTGCCTCGCCCTGCAGCAAGCTGGTTGGCCGCTGCAATTACCGCTCATTCAAGAAGCCTTACAAGCCGTAAAACAACGCACCGGTTTGCATGGCCGTTGGGAAGTATTGCGTACATCGCCCCTGCTGGTGCTGGATGTAGCCCACAATGTAAACGGCATGCAGCAAGTGCTCCAACAGGTGCAATACTGGCAGCAACAATACAGCGGCATGCAGGTACACATTGTGATGGGTATGGTGCGGGATAAAGACATTGACCACGTACTTACATTACTACCCAAGGAATACCACTACTACTTTACACAAGCCCAGCTGCCCCGGGCCCTGCCCGCCCCCGATATGCAACAGCAGGCAGCGCAGCATCAATTGCACGGACCTGCATTTACGCAAGTAAACGACGCGATTGCCGCCGCCCTGCAAGCCGCCCAACCGCAAGATTTGGTACTGGTTTGTGGTAGTGTATTTGTTGTCGGCGAGGTAGACAGAAATCGTTGGGAAATGCTGTAGTTTTTAGTTGACGAGTTAACGGGTTAACGAGTTCCAAAGTTCGAATGTTCCAATGTTTGAATGAGGTTGTTTGGAGTTTGTTGTTTTTGGTTTGTAGTTCATCAGCTTCCTCATTCCTCATTCCTAATTCCCAATCCCTAATTCCTAATTCTTCCCACCAACCATCAACCATCAACCACCAACTAAATCTTCCCCAAGGCTTGCAGCCCGTAAAAAATGCTGCTCACATGCAGGGATTGGATGATCTCGTTGTTGCGCAGCAGCTGCAGCAATTCGTCTACCGTTACCAGTAGTACTTCCAGTTCTTCGTTTTCGTCGAGGGAGATGTTGTGGGTGGGCGTACAACCCGTGGCGAGGTAGCAAAACAGGCGGTTGTTTTGTGTAGCCGGATTGGTAGCCACAATACCCGTTTGAATAATTTCGGTACAGCTGTAGCCAGTTTCTTCCAGCAATTCGCGGCGGGCCGCTTCCAGCGGATTGGTTTCGTGGGCATCCATAATGCCGCCCGGTAGTTCGAGGCTGAAAGTGCCGAGTGCATAGCGGTATTGCCTCACCAAAATCACTTTGCCGTCGGTGGTAACGGGCAGCACATTTACCCAGTTGCTGTACTCCAGCACATAGTAAGGCTCCATGGTTTCGCCATTCCCCTTCCGCACTTGGTCGGCACGAAACTTAAACCATTTTTCTTCGTGGAGGTAGCGGCTGCTGATGTGTTGCCAGGGTTTCAAATTGCTCATGCCGCAAATATCGAGGATTGGCCGCACTGCCCCAACCCTTACCAGCCACGCTGCTCCCGCAACGTGGTAATGTGTGCCACATGATGGCGGCCATGCCAGGCATACATGCCCAGCAAATGCCAGAGCGTATGTTGCTGCTGCGTGGCCGAATGAACATAGGTTCTTTGCCACTGCCCGGGTGTAACCGATTGCAGCAGCACGTACATGCGTTGGTGCAGGGCATGCAGTAACGTTAATGCATTGTTGACGGGCAGTTGTGCATCCGCCATCTGTACCCAGTCGTTTTCTTCGTAGGCTTTTACGGTGGGGTTGTTTTCGCTGAGGGTGAGCTTCATGCGGCACAGCGCATTGATGTGGCTATCGCATACATGGTGCACCACCTGATGCAGCGTCCAGCCGCCACTGCGGTAAGGGGTATGCAACTGCGCTGCATCGAGGTTTTCGATGGCTGCCTCCAACAGTTGGGGCAGCTGGGCAATATCAATGAGCCATTCACGAAGCTGTGCCTCCGAAAAAGCCTGTGGCGCATACTGGCCAATGGGATAACGTGGGTCCATGTAGTAAATGTAAGGGAAGGGTTGGGAAAAATGAGTGACAATACATTTTGTATATCCGGGTGGATTGTACTAATAAACAATACAAAAGGCCAAATAGAATAGTGTTGATAATCAATAATGTTTCGTTAGGCCTTTTTTGAAAACAGTATCATATGTTTATGTGATACATGCCATCCTAACGACAGACAACTTAACCCTAATGACACAACTAGAAAAGCTAAACATAAGTTTGTCTAATTTCTCAAACGACACGACTCGTATATCTAAATTCATTGAGTCACGATTCACAGACTTGATTTTTTATCCCAGTATAATTTCTGCTGACATAGACTATGACAATTATTGTAATCTGCTTAAATCGATAAAAGACTATTCTTCGGAGCTGCCTTTTAATAGCGATACAAAAGTGATAAAGGAGAAATTGTATGATATTCCCGATATTTCGAAGGCCGACTTTAAGTATTACACATGGGGAGTTCCTGCTTATTTACTTTTTATATTATTGCCGCTTGGACTCTTCTCCTGGACAAATACTTATTTAAAACTTACGACCTTACAAAACAAATTAAAAGACATCGAAAGAGCATGTGGGACACTGACTTTTATGCTTAGAGCATTGACTAGCTGACAAGTAGCCTGACAAACTTCTGGCTAGCTCATTACTTTTGCTGCGAGTATATGCATACCGAGAACGGCATGTAACATTGGGTTTTATGCAAGTTGGGCAAGACATTGTAACATCAGCTAATAGCGATCCAAACTTCCTTTCAAGCAGACGAACAACAATCAACTTTTGTACATAAATTCATCAAAATATTTTTAATCAGTAGCGGTTGTCGGCAGACGGAATACTATTCTCCAGCTCTTCGGGATTTGCAATCCCGAAGCCGTATCGGCGGATTTGAAATCCGCAAATGCAAACAGCAATATGTTCGGGATGCAAATGTCGAACAGTGAAGGCCCTAAATACTTGTATCAAGATGAATAGTTATCTAAGAATCCGTAGTGCATTTTTTTTTAGCCGTTAGTTTATTATTCTCCAATTTGATGTACGCACAAAAAGCGGAAGACTTTATTGGTGATTGGAAAATAATTAAGGTTGAGCTTTCGCCAAATGCTGAGCAAGAGGCGAAACAATTTTTTTCAAAGCTGAATGCCATATTTCTGAAGTCTACATTTCATTTTAAACCCAATAACTCATTTTCTTTCGATAGTCCCGATGAAGACCTATCCATAAAAGATGCAGTATGACAATTCGATATAAAGAAGCAAACCATAAAGGTAATGGAGCGAAAATCTAAAGGCACTCCAGGACTATTGATGGGAATCATTGTGAAAGAAGCAAATGGAGGTTACTTGTTTCTCATGGAAGAAACACCTGTAATACTAACCGTTGTAAAAAAGACTTAAACAACATCCTAACCTTTCTCAGTGTATCGTCGATAGTTGCCATCCGAATTATGTTCGGGATGGCAAATCCCGAACAGCGACTAGTATCACACAATTTCAAACATGTATCTAATCATAATCGTACTGATAATACTCTTAGTGGCGGTATGGCTAGTCAGCAAATTTTTATACCAGCAAATAGCTCTACGAACTGAAAACAAATGGCTGCGAATGATTTCGCTTTTACCATCGGCTGCATTAGTTTATATCTTGTACACAGCAGTATACCCTGGCGAGGATTTTTATAAAGAAGATTTCAAAGAAATTACAGGACTTGAATTTCCTCATAACGGCAAGATACTTTACAAAACAGCCAGTTTCCCAGACCAGTTTGGTGATTATGCTTCAACAGCAGTTGTTCATGTTTCACTCTCCTTTTACAGCAAGTTAGAAGATCATCTGCAACAAACGATCACTCACAATCAAAAGAACGAATGGTTTAAAAGTCAATTCGACAGCATTGCCCAAAAAACAGTTCAACAACCTATCGTTCGTTACTTTTATTGGCAGCCCGAAGACGGTAAATACTTTGGAGTTGGATTTTTAACAGACAATCAATCAGTGATTGTACATCGCACAAGCTTGGTAACTACAGTTCTTAGTTCGAGTTTTACAATCACTCTTTTCACTTCTATTTATTTTATGACTTTTTCTAATTCAAAGGCAGGCCCCGGTAATCTGGTTTTAAAAATACTGTTGGTTGTTCTCGTAACCACAAGTTGCAGACTTTCAAGGTCAGATGTGATTGGCAAATGGCAAGTATCAAAAACAGATACACTTTATATACATGCTGACAACAGCTTTATTTTAATTGACGCAACTGCCGATCTTACTCCATCGAATGGCAATGACACGAAAAAACCAAATGTAGACGGAACATGGAAGATTTACAAAACGACTCTTGCTTTTACTTTTAATGACTCCACACAACGATTTAGCGGCAACTGTAAATCTTATCAGTATATGTGGTTGAAAGGAACGAAAAGAGCATTGGTGAGGCCAGTTACATGTAATAGTCCAACGAACCAATTTGTAGCTATGACAAAAATTGAATAACACTGACGTTTCAGAATTTGATATCCGCAAATGCAAGCAGCAATATGTTCGGGATGGCAAAGACCGAACAGCAAAGCAAGAAATGTGTATTCGTATCTTTAACCAGCTGCAACACTAGGCAAACAGCACACAGCAAGTTCCTGCATCGCCCATATTGTAATCCTGTATACAAATGCAACTAAAAGTGAAGACTCGAATTCATTTCAAAATATTTCTTTTAACAGGACTAATCTTATCAATACTTGGATTTGTGTCATTTGTGGGACTAATGTCAGCCAAAGAAGAATCCTCTATTAGTGCCAATATTTGTTATGCTTTATTCTCAATTATCAGATTTCCAACACACACACTTTTCTGGGATACTTTTCAGGATTCTGATTTGTATGCAATTGGTATTTTCTTAAATATTGTTTTGTATTCTTTCTTGGCTGAAAGATTGTTTTATATCACTCGTCGATTAAAAAATAAATAATAACCAGATGTTTAGGCTTTCAAATTCAGCTCTTCGGGATTTTTAATCCCGAAGCCGTACCGGCGGATTTGAAATCCGCAAATGCAAACAGCAATATGTTCGGGATTACAAATCCCGAACAGCGATTCATCCAAAGACAGTCATCCCCTCCCAGCTCTTCGGGATTTGCAATCCCGAAGCCGTATCGGCGGATTTGTAATCCGCAAATCCAAACGACAATATGTTCGGGATTACAAATCCCGAACAGCGATTCATCCAAAGACAGTCATCCCCTCACCTTTCATCATTTCCCCTTTTCCTTTCCGGCAAGCAAGGCTTAGTTTTAGCCATCACCAAAACAACCACGATATGCCGGCCATACATCCGCACATCAATTTCAATGGCAATGCCGAAGCGGCTTTTACTTTTTACCAATCGGTATTTGGCGGCAGCTTTAGCAGCCTGGTCCGTTTTAAAGACATGGCCGGTGCCGGTTTTCCCGTGGCCGACCATGAGGCCAATAAAATCATGCACATTGCCTTGCCCATTGGTCCACAGCACCTGCTGATGGGCAACGATGTGCCCGAAATGCTGGGCACGGTAAATGAAAGGGAGCACCGCAGTAAAATTGTCATCAGCGCCACTAGTAAGGAAGAAGCCGAGTGGTTGTTCCATGGCTTATCGGCCGGTGGCAGCATCGAAATGCCCCTCGACCAAAGCCCCTGGGGTGCTTATTTTGGCATGTTCCGGGATCAGTTTGGGATTGAGTGGATGGTGGAGTTTGCGGGGAATGGGGAATGATGAATTAGGAATGATGAATTGGGACGACTGACTACGATACTTGTTTCTTGCCCTTCGACATCCCGATAGCCATCGGGATCAGGGCAGCAACTTTCCAACCTACCAACTACCAACCACCAACTACCAACTACCAACTAAAACAGCAGGCACCATGGCGCCTGCTGTTTGCATAAATGTATGGTAGTGCCTTACTGGCCGCCGCCGGAAATGATATCGAGCAGTTCTACTTCGAAGATGAGCATGGAACCACCGGGAATGGTGGGCGGCATGCCCTGGGCACCGTAGGCCAGCTGATACGGAATGTAAAACTTGTAGATAGAGCCAACAGGCATCAGCTGTACGCCTTCGGTCCAGCCAGGAATAACGCCGTTGAGCGGAAACTGCGCCGGCTCACCACGGTCGCGGCTGCTGTCGAACTTGGTACCGTTGAGCAGGGTGCCGGTGTAGTGCACTTTCACCACATTGGTATCCTTGGGCATGGGGCCGGTGCCGGCTTTTACCACTTCGTACTGCAAGCCACTGGGGGTTTCTTTTACCTCGGGGCGCTTCTTGTTTTCAGCCAAAAACTTCAGGCCCTCATCAATGGTGGGCTGAATTTTCTTTTGTGCAGCTTCCTGCAACTTCTGACGCAATGTTTGATCTGCCATTTGTGGAGTCATTAAAGGTTCTTTATTCTCAATCACTGCTTTGAATGCTTCGAGCAGTGCGGTGTAGTTGAGCTTATCAATGCCCTGCTGTTTGAAGAAACCACCATCGAGCACACCCAATGCGTAGCTCAGGCTGTCGAGGCCGTTTTTGAGCACCAGTGCCGGCTTGGCAGCAGCGGGTTTGGCGGGCGTGGTTTTAGCCGCTGGTTTGGCAGCTGGCTTGGCGGGAGTTTTGGGCGCAGGCTTGGTTTGCGCCATGGCGCCGGCCAGTACAAGCGTGGCGGCGGCAGAAAGGAACAGTTTTTTCATTGTGGTATTTAAAATTATCGGTTGTGTATATGTGTTGTGTCAGTCTTCCCGCAAGGCATGGCCTGTGAGTTGAATGAACACATCTTCGAGATTGGCTTTTTTCACTTCGCGGATGCGTTCAAAACCAGAGTCTACCAGTTTATCAATCATGGCATCGGGCGAATCGATGGCGATGATGGTACCCGCATCCATAATGGCCACACGGTCGCAAAGCACTTCGGCTTCGTCCATGTAATGCGTGGTGATGATGACCGTGGTGCCTTCGCTGCGGATGCGCTTCACCAAATCCCACAGGTTGCGGCGGGCCTGCGGATCGAGGCCGGTGGTGGGCTCATCCAAAAAGATAATGCGGGGCTTGTTGATGAGAGTGGTGGCAATGGAAAAGCGTTGCTTTTGACCGCCACTCAGCTCCTTGTATTTGGCCTTGGCTTTGTCTTGCAGGTTTACCTCGGTGAGCAAGGTAATGGGGTCTACTTTTTGGTTGTAGAGACCGGCAAACATTTCTACCAACTCGGTAAGGTTGAGGCCGGGATAAAAGCCGCTTGTTTGCAGCTGTACGCCAATGATTTTTTTGATTTCGTTGGGCTGTGCATCAAGGTCGAACCCGTCAATCATCACCTTGCCGCTTGGTTTTGGAGCGGAGGGTTTCCATGATTTCGAGGGTGGTGCTTTTGCCGGCGCCATTGGGCCCGAGCAAGCCAAATATTTCGCCTTCCTGCACGTCGAATGAAATGCCTTTGACGGCTTCAAAACTGCCGTAGGATTTGGTGAGGTTGGCAACGGAAATGATGGTACGCATAAATGGGAACAAGTGGTTCGCTACCGGCACTGAACTACTGCGCCAAGTGACCGCTGCAAAATAGGGAAAAAGCGGCATGCGGGTTTGTTGGGACGCGGATTTGTTGGGACGCGAAGATGGGACGCGGATTTGTACGGATGGGTATGGATTTTCGCTGATAGTATAACTGTCGCAGGCATCCCGGCCTGTGACTGATGTGTTACTAAGACAGCAACAAAATAATTTGGCCACAGATGCACAGATTATTGTGAAGGCTATTGCAAAGCCCTGAAGTGAGTGTAATCATTCGATGTGGTTTATATTCTCAACAGAGTAATGAGCCGTCACAGGCCGGGAGGCCTGCGACAGGATGGGACAGCAACAAAATAATTTGGCCACAGATGCACAGATTATTTTGAAGACTATTGCAAAGCCTTGAAAGGGCGGTAATCATTCGATGTGGATTCTATTCTTTGCCGAGTAACATCCCGTCACATGCCGGGAGGCCTGCGACAGATGAGTAAGGATTTGCACGGCTGTTTTTTTCTATCATATAACATCTGTCATCCAACATCTAATACGTTGGGACGCGGGTTTGCACGGATGAGTTAGGATTTGCACGGATGCATCCTAACATCTAACATCTGTCATCCAGCATCTCTCCCGTCTTCCCATCAACCACCAACTACCAACCACTCTCTATCAACCATCAACCCTTTTCCTGCAGGCACTGCAGCAGTTCTTCCATCATGAGTTTGCTGCCAATGAAAAGGGGCATGCGCTGGTGCAAGGAGGAGGGTTTGATATCGAGGATGGGCTGTACGCCATTGCTGGCCATACCGCCGGCGAGGTGTACAATAAAGGCCAGCGGATTGCATTCGTACAACAACCGCAGTTTGCCCTGTGGCTTATTGCTGGTGCCGGGATACATAAAGATGCCGCCTTTGATGAGATTGCGGTGAATGTCGGCCACCATGCAACCAATATAACGTTCAGTATAAGGGCCGCCCTCTTCTTTGGTTTTGCTTTCGCAGCGTTTGAGGTATTCCTGCACACCGGAGCTAAACTTGCCGTAGTTGCCATAGTTGGCACTGTAAAACACGCCTTGTGGCGGGCACTGCATGTTGGGATGGCTGAGGCAAAACTCACCAATGCGGGGGTCGAGGGTAAATCCGTTGACACCGCGGCGGGTGGCATACACCAGCATGGTGCTGCTGCCATAAATAACGTAGCCGGCGGCCACCATTTTATTGCCGGGCTGCAAAAAATCTTCCAGCGTAACCGGCTGTCCCAGTGGCGACACCCGTTTGAAAATGGAAAAGATGGTACCAATGTTCACGTTCACATCAATATTGCCACTGCCATCCAGCGGGTCCATCAGCAGCACGTATTTGCTATTGTTGCTGATGGCATCGTTGAACACCACAATATCATCATTTTCTTCGCTGCCCACACCCGCACAAAAAATGCTATGGTTGAGCATATCAATCAGGGCATTGTTGGCAAAATCATCCAGCTTTTGTACTTCTTCGCCCTGCACATTTTCTATGCCTACGGCACCGAGAATGTCGGCCAATCCTGCACGGTTCACTTCGGCATTGATGCGCTTACACGCTAAGCCAATGCTCCGCAACAAACCGCTCAATTCACCCGTGGCCTGCGGAAAATTGCGCAGTTCCTGAATGGTGTATTCATCAAGCGTCATGAGTTTGCGGGAGTTGGTCATATGCAGTGTTTTTTTGGTTTTGGTAAAAGGGATAGCAGGCCATGCATGCCTGCATGAAAAAAGTGTTTTAATACACATCAACCAACTGCAAGATGCAAAGGCCGACTCCGGCAAAATAACAGCAATTGAAGGGAATAACTTTCCTGTTTTAATGTGTACAGCACACACAGCACAGTGACTGCAAGCCTGTACATTTGCGGCAAGTTTTTGTTATTTTCATTTATACAGACAACGGATATCAACATCATGCAGGTACATAAATTTGGCGGCGCCAGTTTGCAGTCGGTAGAGCGGTTTGAACAAGTTGCCAACATCATTGCCACCGCCCTAGCCCGGCCTTCAGTTATTGTGATTAGTGCCATGGGCAAAACCACCAATGCACTGGAAAAAGTAGCCGCAGCTTTTTTTGAACAACGCAATGCCGATGCCCTGCAATTGTTTGATCAGGTAAAACAACAACACCTCACCACCGCCAAGTATTTGCTGGTGCTTCACTATCATGAATGTGTAGCACAGCTCAACGATTTTTTTACAGAAGCAGAATGGTTGCTGCACGATAAACCGGTACGTGAATTTGATTACTACTACGATCAGTTGGTATGTATTGGCGAACTCCTGAGCAGCACCCTTGTTTCTTTTTACTTGAAAGAAAAAAAGATGGCCAATG
The Phnomibacter ginsenosidimutans genome window above contains:
- a CDS encoding 2'-5' RNA ligase family protein, with amino-acid sequence MEKQTLTPWDNWMRYKLVAQPDADALQALEQSRQSFRAAYPNEAVYPDPEISFFEQRLPESAEPLLCQWLQQLCKNETAFPVVINNVSGKPPHLVYARVQSTGAHAQFVKKLKALLQQLAGFTSAGISHQQISLLPLVSELPGMLFHKAMQEFSTTELAAQTTVQHLQLMKRLPDGSWQLVQRFALLQCSSAVPGLQHWFSPTAFVHPN
- a CDS encoding VOC family protein; its protein translation is MPAIHPHINFNGNAEAAFTFYQSVFGGSFSSLVRFKDMAGAGFPVADHEANKIMHIALPIGPQHLLMGNDVPEMLGTVNEREHRSKIVISATSKEEAEWLFHGLSAGGSIEMPLDQSPWGAYFGMFRDQFGIEWMVEFAGNGE
- a CDS encoding bifunctional folylpolyglutamate synthase/dihydrofolate synthase, whose amino-acid sequence is MAYTRRSLSAHVHGSTVPHRSVHFVFFAAAFIFMTYQETIDYLYARLPMFTRIGAAAYKKDLHNTIALLNAIGNPQQQFKSIHIAGTNGKGSTSHMLAAIMQTHGYKTGLYTSPHLVDFRERIKINGEWIDANFIIDFTEQIKPVIEAIEPSFFEVTVALAFAWFAQQKVDIAVIETGLGGRLDSTNIITPELSIITNIGWDHMNLLGNTLPEIAAEKAGIIKPGIPAVVGEYLPETKTVFVQQASNCNSSLVFAADAFSIAKVASTPQALSVSLHNNATDETISLTTDLGGLYQQYNLRTVYSSCLALQQAGWPLQLPLIQEALQAVKQRTGLHGRWEVLRTSPLLVLDVAHNVNGMQQVLQQVQYWQQQYSGMQVHIVMGMVRDKDIDHVLTLLPKEYHYYFTQAQLPRALPAPDMQQQAAQHQLHGPAFTQVNDAIAAALQAAQPQDLVLVCGSVFVVGEVDRNRWEML
- a CDS encoding YfiT family bacillithiol transferase — translated: MDPRYPIGQYAPQAFSEAQLREWLIDIAQLPQLLEAAIENLDAAQLHTPYRSGGWTLHQVVHHVCDSHINALCRMKLTLSENNPTVKAYEENDWVQMADAQLPVNNALTLLHALHQRMYVLLQSVTPGQWQRTYVHSATQQQHTLWHLLGMYAWHGRHHVAHITTLREQRGW
- a CDS encoding flavin reductase family protein, which codes for MLHLNKEELQNMERFYRANLLSSMSGIKPAMLVGTKGTNGVANLALFQNIVHLGADPALIGLINRPVAATPHTLANIEATGWFTLNSVHSSFTDKAHQTSAKYDAAVSEFDAVGLMPLYETFCPAPFVAESKLRLALQLVEIVPIKHNGTFLIIGSVEHVVLPKMQLQKDGSIDLEELSLVASAGLDTYFSIHQLARFRYAKPDADVQEILPAMEG
- a CDS encoding NUDIX hydrolase, producing MSNLKPWQHISSRYLHEEKWFKFRADQVRKGNGETMEPYYVLEYSNWVNVLPVTTDGKVILVRQYRYALGTFSLELPGGIMDAHETNPLEAARRELLEETGYSCTEIIQTGIVATNPATQNNRLFCYLATGCTPTHNISLDENEELEVLLVTVDELLQLLRNNEIIQSLHVSSIFYGLQALGKI
- a CDS encoding FKBP-type peptidyl-prolyl cis-trans isomerase yields the protein MKKLFLSAAATLVLAGAMAQTKPAPKTPAKPAAKPAAKTTPAKPAAAKPALVLKNGLDSLSYALGVLDGGFFKQQGIDKLNYTALLEAFKAVIENKEPLMTPQMADQTLRQKLQEAAQKKIQPTIDEGLKFLAENKKRPEVKETPSGLQYEVVKAGTGPMPKDTNVVKVHYTGTLLNGTKFDSSRDRGEPAQFPLNGVIPGWTEGVQLMPVGSIYKFYIPYQLAYGAQGMPPTIPGGSMLIFEVELLDIISGGGQ